ATATATTACACCAGGTTCCTTGATGATCGTCGGAAATCGTCAAGGTGTTCAGAAATTAGCACTAGAAAATGGTGCTGCTGTTTTGATTACCGGAGGTTTTGATACGGAAGTTGAAATTGCTGAATTAGCTGATGAATTAGAGATGCCAGTGCTAAGAACAACTTATGATACGTTTACCGTAGCTACCATGATCAATCGGGCGTTGAGTGATCAGCTGATCAAAAAAGATATTATGCTAGTCAGCGATATCTATACAACGCTAGAAAAAACAAATTACCTATTTTCGACGAATACGATTGCTGAGTACCAAAAACTTTCGGAAAAGACGCATCATTCACGTTTCCCAGTAGTGAATAAAAGCTTGCGTTTAGTCGGGATCGTCACGGCTAAAGATGTTTTAGGAAAAACAGAGACCTTAACAATGGATAAAGTCATGACCAAAGATCCAATCGTTGTGAAAAAAATGATGAGTGTTGCCAGTGTCAGTCATCAAATGATTTGGGACGGATTGGAAGTAATGCCAGTTGTCGAGGATGATTTATCTTTAGTTGGCTTTGTTTCCAGGCAAGATGTGATGAAGGCGATGCAGTTGGTTCAACGACAACCGCAAATTGCTGATACGATTTCTGATCAAATTTCCGGTGAGGTAATGCCGATCGAAGAAAGTAATAAAGCGAGCGAACCTCAATTTAAATTTTCAGTAACACCTCAAATGGTCAACAGTGTCGGAACGATTTCCTTTGGTGTATTAAGTGAAATAATTGCCAATGTAACACAGCGGACAATGATTACGAATCAAAGAAGAAATGTTCTGATCGAGCAGATGAGTTTGCATTATCTACGTTTGATTCAGTTGGAAAGCGAGTTGAATATTCGTCCAAGAGTTTTAGAAATCGGACGCCGTTCAGCAAAACTGGATATTGAAGTTTATTTGGAGAACGCCCTTGTTGCTAAAGCAATTGTTGTTTGTCAAGTGATGGAGCGTACTTAGGAGGATATAGAATATGGATGTTGTAAAAGATATTTTAACAAAAATCAAAGCATATCAAACGATTATCATTCATCGTCATCAAAGACCTGATCCAGATGCGATTGGTTCACAAGCAGGATTAGCAGAAATTTTGAGGATGAGTTTTCCAGATAAAAATATTTATCAGGTAGGTGGTCCTGTTGAGGGCTTGGAGTTTTTGGCTGAAATGGATGAAGTCTCTGATGAGATGTATCAAAATGCTTTAGTGATTGTCACTGACACAGCTAATTCTCCAAGAATCAGTGATGATCGTTATAATTTAGGCGCAGAATTGATCAAAATCGATCATCATCCAAACGATGACCCTTATGGTGATTTAGTCTGGGTCAATCCCAAGGCAAGCAGCTGTAGTGAGATTATTGCAGACTTTCATCATCTTAATCAAGAGGAGCTGACTATGAATAATAATGCTGCTCGGTTGTTATATGCAGGAATCATTGGTGATACTGGTCGATTTTTGTATCCTGCAACTACACCGCACACGTTAGAGGTAGCAGCTGAGTTAATGACCTATGATTTTAACGCAGCAGCATTAAATCGTGAATTAGAACAAATTCCGATGAGTGTCGCTAAATTAGCTGGCTATGTGTATCAAAATATTAACGTAGATGAGTATGGAGCAGCTTTCGTGATACTGCCTCAATCTTTACTTAATGATTATGGAATCGTTGATTCAGAGACTGCTGCGATCGTGCCATTACCAGGTGTGATCGATGAAGTTTTAGCATGGGGCATATTCGTAGAGCAACCAGAAGGCTATTATCGAGTACGTTTACGTTCAAAAGGACCTGTGATCAATGAGCTAGCTAAAAAACATCACGGAGGCGGTCACCCACTAGCCAGTGGTGCTAATGCTAAAAGCCAAGATGAAATCGATGATATTTATAGTGAGCTTCAGCAGCTGTGTAAAGAATATAAAAAATAACAACTGAAAGCATTTACATTTATCGTGACATCCGTTATACTAAACTTAGTTAAATAGCGGATAGTGATTGTTTAAGACAAGCTAAACCTGATTGTGCCAAATAACTTTATTTGGTGTAGTTAGGTTTTTTTCTTTTTTTTAAAGCAAAAATATCAAGAGACTGTTTAACTAAAAATAAGGAATAGTATGGAGGAAAAATGGTATGAAATTGAAAAAGATGGTTGTTGGTATGGCGTTATTGTCAATGGTTTTAGTTGGGTGTAGCAATGGAACCGCCGAAGAAGAAAAAAAGGCTGATGCGAAAGAAAAAGAGAGTTCAGAAGTAGTGGTTTACCTTGCCCGTCATGGTAAAACAATGTTGAATACAGTGGACCGTTCCCAAGGTTGGATCGATGCCCCATTAACACCAGCTGGGGTTGAAGTAGCAGAACAATTAGGTAAAGGTCTATCTGAGGTTAAATTTGACAAGGTTGTGACGAGTGACAGTGGACGGGCAATTGAGACGGCTGAATTAGTCTTGAAAAATAACGGTCAAGAAAAGCTAACAAAAGAAATGACGAAAGATAAACGTTTAAGAGAATACAACTTTGGTACGTACGAAGGCTTAATGAATGAAGAAATGCTGACAGCTGTTGCCAAAGAACAAGGTAAAACATATGAAGAGTACAACGAATGGATGAAAGAAGTCGGCTTCTATAAAGGAATCATCGAATTCGCTGACGTATTATCTGACTTAGATAAGAAAAATGTTGAAGAAGGCGTGAACTGGCCAGCAGAAGACAGCAAAACTATTGTTGCTCGTTTAACATCCGGTTTGGATGATATTGTCAAAGATGCTGAAAAAGAAGGCGCCAATAATGTCTTAGTCGTTTCTCATGGCATGAGCATTATTACGTTATTAGGTGAATTAGATGCAAACGCAGACTTACCAGATGGTGGCTTAAAAAATGCCAGTGTCTCAAAAGTGACATATAAAGATGGTAAATATACGATCGATAGCGTAAATGATCTTTCTTATGTAGAAAAAGGTAAAGAAAGTAAATAAAGCTATTTTATTTTACTATTTGTAAATATAATAATTCTTTTCTTTCGTTTAGAAGTGCGCTAAAATGAAGTGATAACACTTTAAAAGAGAACGATACGATGAAGGAGAGTTTAAGCTAAATGGAAAATTTACCAAGTTGCCCTGAATGTGGCTCAACATACACTTACGAGGATCGCGGCATGATGATTTGTCCAGAATGCGGACATGAATGGTCAGTAACCGATGCGGCTGAAGATACAGCGGCTGTGATCAAAGATTCAAATGGTAATGTGTTAGCTGATGGTGATAATGTGACAGTGATCAAAGATTTAAAAGTCAAAGGGGCAAGTGGTGCGATCAAACAAGGAACGAAGGTTAAAGGGATTCGTTTAGTACTTGATGCAGCAGATGGTCATAATATCGATTGTAAAGTTGAAGGCTTTGGCCCGATGAAGTTGAAATCTGAGTTTGTGAAGAAGAATTAAAGAGCCCTTGATTTAGTTGGCTCAATTCTAATGATGATGAAAATAAAAGTATCTAAGAGAAAGCGTCAATAGCTATCTCTTAGATACTTTTTATATTGCTTTTTAATGCAAAAATAGTCGAATATTGGTGTTACAGACAAGATAAACGCAGTTTCTTTACACTATTTAATTATTATCCGAAAAAAACTTCTCCATTAGTTTGGCAATTTCTTCTGGTTTTAATCGATTTTCTTGATCTATCCAGTGAGAAACGACATTCCAGAAACCTCCAGCTTTAAAAGCCGAGACAAAAGTAAGCTCAACGGGATTAGTCGTTTGAATGCTCAATCGATCGTAAAGAATGGGCGCATAGTAGTTGTATTTTTCTAATAGATAACTAAATAAATTATTTCTTTTAAGTATTTTCAGAAAATCAATATGCTCCTCTAAAAAATTAAAATGTAATTGGACAATTTTTGATTCAGTTAAATCGGGAGTAGTCAATATTAAAGGAATGTAATTATCCATCATTTGTTGAATTTTATAATCCAACACATCTTCTTTAGACGTGAAGTGACGATAAAAGGTCCGACGATGTAGATCAGATTTTTCAGCGATTTGCTGGACGGTAATAGTCTGAATATTTTGTTCTGCCATCAATGCTAATAGAGAATCTACAATCCATTGTTTTGATTCCTGCACTTGTTTTCTGTTTTTTTTCATAGAGAATTTCCTACTTTCTATTTAAACTGTCACAATTAGTACTTGGTTGTAGCACTTGGGTGGATAGTATTGTATTGATTATCAATAAGTCATATTATAGTCTAAATGGCACATTAGTGGCAATTAAATTAGGAGGTTTTTAGACAATGGCTAAAACAGCGATTTTACTAACTGAGTTTCAAAAGAATTGGACAGATAAAGGAGTATTCCATCAGTTAATTAAAAGAGAGTACCATCGAAAAAACGTGTTGATACATACTAAGGAATTACTTGCTGTTGCAAGGGAGAATCAAAATGTAATTATTCATGCACCACTAATTATCGATAAAACAGATAAGTATCGATACCCAAAAACACCTTTTCCAGCTAGATTGTTTAGACAGTTAGCGAAAGGGACGTGGAAAGCTGAATTTACGGATGGAATATATGCTGAAGGTGACATTGTAGCGACTGGTAGGAGCGGATACGATTGCTGTGTAGATAGTAATCTTGTACAGTTACTAAAAGAAAATAAAATAAAAAATGTTGTCCTATGTGGCTTTACCACGGAAAATTGTGTTAAAGAGACAATGATCGAGCTCCAAATTCAAGGCTTTAACTGTGTTATTGCTACAGACTGTACTGCTGCACTTACTGCTGCGAGTCAACAAAAAGTAGAAAAGCAACTTCAAAGCTCATCTAACGAGCTGTTATATTCATTCTTGAAAGAGAATGGAAAAGACTTGGAATGAGAATATTGATTTATGGAGCAGGTGCAGTGGGGTCTATAATTGCGGGAAAATTGTTTGAAGCAGGAACGAATGTAACCTTGTTGGCAAGAAATGAACGTTACAAACAATTAAGTGAAAACGGCTTGCAACTTGAAAATATTTTGACTTATGAAAAAAATATTTACCGAGTCAAAATAATTGATGTGCTAGAATCAGAAGATCAGTATGACTATATTATTGTTTGTGCTAAATATCAGCAAGTGGATTCAATTTTACCTAGCTTGAAGAAGAATAACTCAACAACTATTGTATTTGCAGTAAATACGCCCGATGGTTATGATAAGTGGGCTAAAATCGTCGGCTCTGAGCGAGTCATGTTAGGTTTTCCAGCTCTGGCAGGGGAATTGACCCAGGACAAAGTCAGGTATTTTGTGAGCTCGGGCGTCCAACGACTATTTCAGTCAACAACCTTTGCAGAATTAAACGGTTCTACTAATAGTAAAAGATTAAAAGCATTGATTAGACTCTTTAAACGAGCTGGATTCGCCCCAGTCATAACAAAGGACATGGATGCTTGGCAAAAGACGCATATTGCAGTCATTGTAGGTATTTCCAATGCAATCAATAATTTTAATGGAGATAATTATGCATTGGCAAATTCGAAAGAATCATTACAAAAATTAGTCTTAGAAACAAGAAAAATGATGCGGCTGATTCAAAAAAATAAAATTGCTATAGTACCAAGCAGATTGAAGTTTTATTATTTACCAATGCCGATCCTAACATCGATATTCAAGTCTTCATTAGGATCAAAAATTGGGGAGTATGGTATGGCTAAGTATGCTGTAAATGGAAAAGAAGAAATTAGACAGCTAGAGTTAGCTTTTTACCAGCAAATGAAATAATCTAAAAGCTAATATTTGAAAGATGGGAGAGTCTTCAAGGAGATTTTCCCGTCCTTCATTTTATGTAGCGGTGATTTTGAATGTTAGTAACTTTTAATCAAGCAAAGTTACTTTATGTACCTTCTCATTTCGTTTAAGGCTAAAGTGAATCTGTAAAAGAGGATACGAGCTAACATATCCTCTTTTACAGAGACATTCAAGACGGTAACTAGACTAGATTATTTTATTAAGAATAACCCTTGCCTAGCTAAAACTGACGGTTATTTTTATCTTTAAGCAATTTCACTGCACTAGAAACTACTGATTTTCATACCTCGTCCAACCCCACCAATTTGGAACTAACTCATCAAGTGTAATCGTTTCTCGTGTCTGATAATCAACCATAATTTCCGTATCTTTATTTTTAGGAGAAAACTGCAGTAATAGTTCCCTGCAACCACCGCAAGGCATTCCACCCAGTCCTTCAGGCGCTTCACTACGAAAGGTTATGATGCGCTTTATAACTGTTTGACCGCTATTCATATACATATTTAAGGCTGCAGTGCGTTCAGCACATAGATCCATAACGCCACAACAGCTTTCAATGCAAAAGCCAGTATAAATTTCACCAGTTTCACTTTCTAATGCACAAACAACATGATGTGCATAAATAAAAGGTGTAACTTCTGTGGGATGATATTCTTTTTTTGCTTTTTCAAATAAGGTTTCCCAGATATCCATGATTTCACTCCGTTCAGTTATTGATATCATTTATTATAACAAGATTATATGTCAAAGAATATCTGTCTAGTTGGAACCATCCCGAAATGATCGTACTCGCTTCACACCCCGCCAAAGATTAATGATAGCTAAAACACCACCTAAAATAAGCGGTAGCCACAATAAATTTGGAGAATAGTTCAAATTAGTTAGTTGCTCAGTAGAATGGCTATCTTCCAAAGTCCACAAACCTTGCAACACCTGAAAACTAAACGCCATCATAAAGGTTGCAATCAGCAAAAGAACGAATCCAATATAATGCAGTTTGCTTTTTTTCCTAATAATAGCAAATACAACATATAAAAAAAGTAGAAAGATAGGAACGCCAAAAGCAAAGTATGGATTTAACATAGAAAAGCCTCCGTATGTAAAAATTGAATAACATAATTAGTTAGAAGTACGATTGATTATTGCTCTGTAACTCAATCATACTGCAATTTTTCCAATTTGCAAAATATATTTTTTGTTAAAGCTATAGTTGTTAGAAATGACAAAGTGTTTATTTTCTACTAAACTAAAGAAGAAGGAGTGATTTCTAGATGTCAGCATATGCCGAACCAATCAAAACTGCGATAATTGTTTTTCCCTTTTTAGCATTTGCAATTTCATTTGTGCTTGTTATTCGTGAATACCGGAAATATGGAACATTTTTATTCAGAAGAGCACTGATACTTTATTCATTTGTTTTCTATTTATTATGCGCATATTTTTTAATTATTTTACCTTTGCCGCCTCGAGCTGAAGTGGCACAATATACTAGTCAGTATTTGGAATTGCGGCCTTTTTATTTTGTCAGTAGATTTTTACAGGATACAGTATTGAATATTCATGATCCAAGTACGTTTATTCCAGCTTTAAAACAAGGCGTCGTGTTAGAGCCTGTATTCAATGTCTTGTTGCTCGTGCCATTTGGAGTGTATTTACGTTATTATTACAAATTTTCATTAAAAAAAGTGGTACTTGCCAGTTTTCTTTTGTCCTTGTTTTTTGAATTAACACAGTTGAGTGGGTTGTATTTTATTTACCCTAGACCGTATCGTTTAGCAGATGTAAATGATTTGATCAATAATACGTTTGGTGGAATTGTTGGTTATACGATTACACCAATGTTGACCTTTTTATTTCCAACTAGAGATGAATTGGATGAAGAAGCTTATGAAAAAGGACAGTCAGTTAGCTTATTCAGGCGCTTTGTGGCTTTTTTGATTGATTGGTTTGTGATTTCAATCGTTCAAACAATTGTGATATTTCTTCTGGATTTTATTCCAGAGTATAAGCAATGGTTTGCTGGTTATCCTGCATTAGAAAGTCAAGTCTGGTTTTTCGTTATGGTATTCATAGTGTTTATGTTGCTACCCAAACTTACGAATGGAGAAACGATCGGCAAGCAAGTCGTGCGGATTCAAGTTGTGGAAGAAGGGCATCAAAAAATTCGTTTTAGAGCGTTATTTATCCGATATGGCTATTTGTATTTTGTTTATGGTTTGATCAGTTCTTACATGACAAGTTCCGCCGATTTATTGAACTCAAATAATCGGATGTTACAACTCGTGAGTCTGATGTTGTTTCT
The Enterococcus silesiacus DNA segment above includes these coding regions:
- a CDS encoding phosphoglycerate mutase, yielding MKLKKMVVGMALLSMVLVGCSNGTAEEEKKADAKEKESSEVVVYLARHGKTMLNTVDRSQGWIDAPLTPAGVEVAEQLGKGLSEVKFDKVVTSDSGRAIETAELVLKNNGQEKLTKEMTKDKRLREYNFGTYEGLMNEEMLTAVAKEQGKTYEEYNEWMKEVGFYKGIIEFADVLSDLDKKNVEEGVNWPAEDSKTIVARLTSGLDDIVKDAEKEGANNVLVVSHGMSIITLLGELDANADLPDGGLKNASVSKVTYKDGKYTIDSVNDLSYVEKGKESK
- a CDS encoding oligoribonuclease, with product MDVVKDILTKIKAYQTIIIHRHQRPDPDAIGSQAGLAEILRMSFPDKNIYQVGGPVEGLEFLAEMDEVSDEMYQNALVIVTDTANSPRISDDRYNLGAELIKIDHHPNDDPYGDLVWVNPKASSCSEIIADFHHLNQEELTMNNNAARLLYAGIIGDTGRFLYPATTPHTLEVAAELMTYDFNAAALNRELEQIPMSVAKLAGYVYQNINVDEYGAAFVILPQSLLNDYGIVDSETAAIVPLPGVIDEVLAWGIFVEQPEGYYRVRLRSKGPVINELAKKHHGGGHPLASGANAKSQDEIDDIYSELQQLCKEYKK
- a CDS encoding cytidine deaminase; translated protein: MDIWETLFEKAKKEYHPTEVTPFIYAHHVVCALESETGEIYTGFCIESCCGVMDLCAERTAALNMYMNSGQTVIKRIITFRSEAPEGLGGMPCGGCRELLLQFSPKNKDTEIMVDYQTRETITLDELVPNWWGWTRYENQ
- a CDS encoding alkylphosphonate utilization protein, producing the protein MENLPSCPECGSTYTYEDRGMMICPECGHEWSVTDAAEDTAAVIKDSNGNVLADGDNVTVIKDLKVKGASGAIKQGTKVKGIRLVLDAADGHNIDCKVEGFGPMKLKSEFVKKN